A stretch of Usitatibacter palustris DNA encodes these proteins:
- the hpf gene encoding ribosome hibernation-promoting factor, HPF/YfiA family has product MNLQLTGHHVEITPAIREYVVAKLERINRHFDHVIDVNLIMTVEKLDQKIEANVHLSGKDIHVQCHQPDMYAAIDGLVDKLDRQILKHKEKFKVTLRQSPGIKRTAES; this is encoded by the coding sequence ATGAACCTCCAGCTCACCGGACACCACGTCGAGATCACTCCCGCGATTCGCGAATACGTCGTAGCCAAGCTCGAACGCATCAACAGGCACTTCGACCACGTCATAGACGTCAACTTGATCATGACGGTCGAGAAGCTCGACCAGAAGATCGAGGCCAACGTGCACCTTTCCGGCAAGGACATCCACGTCCAATGCCACCAGCCCGACATGTACGCGGCGATCGACGGCCTGGTCGACAAGCTCGACCGCCAGATCCTCAAGCACAAGGAAAAATTCAAGGTGACGCTGCGGCAATCGCCGGGCATCAAGCGCACCGCTGAATCCTAG
- a CDS encoding PTS sugar transporter subunit IIA, with protein MNLVTNLLPQEHVLLDLDATSKKRLFEQVGLLFENSRQVPRARVFDAFFDREKLGSTALGCGVAIPHGRIKALKEPLCAFVRTATPLAFEAPDGQPVQLVFAMLVPEHATEGHLQILSELAQMFSDPGFRTALLDAKDAREAHATITGWSPYAPAQRTAAL; from the coding sequence ATGAACCTCGTCACGAACCTGCTGCCGCAGGAGCACGTCCTGCTCGACCTCGACGCGACCAGCAAGAAGCGTCTGTTCGAGCAGGTCGGGTTGCTCTTCGAAAACTCGCGGCAAGTGCCGCGCGCGCGGGTCTTCGACGCGTTCTTCGACCGCGAGAAGCTCGGCTCCACGGCCCTGGGCTGTGGAGTCGCGATTCCGCACGGGCGCATCAAGGCGTTGAAGGAACCGCTGTGCGCCTTCGTGCGCACCGCCACGCCGCTCGCGTTCGAAGCGCCCGACGGCCAGCCCGTGCAGCTTGTCTTCGCGATGCTCGTTCCGGAGCACGCGACCGAAGGCCACCTGCAAATCCTCTCCGAGCTCGCGCAGATGTTCAGCGATCCCGGATTCCGCACCGCGCTGCTCGACGCGAAGGACGCGCGCGAAGCGCACGCGACGATCACCGGCTGGTCGCCGTATGCCCCGGCTCAGCGTACAGCGGCTCTTTGA
- the hprK gene encoding HPr(Ser) kinase/phosphatase, translated as MPRLSVQRLFDERRARLGLAWLAGAAGATREITGEMLAQPGVGLISHLNLIHPLIVQVLGKSEAAYLEGLDPTTREQTAARICGGDTVVVIACDGIAVPIELEQAASRTATPLLGSAEPSQQVINVLRPYLQQELGAVTQVHGVFLDVLEIGVLITGESSVGKSELALELISRGHGLVADDVVELQQIGPETVQGRCPAMLRDFLEVRGLGVLNIRSIFGETAVRPRKALRLVVHLEMPVNGSSERERLTTRSGTQSILGVDVPTVTLAVAPGRNLAVLVEAAVRNHILLTRGIDSTRDFIARQASTMRDEGAPGRKDDAD; from the coding sequence ATGCCCCGGCTCAGCGTACAGCGGCTCTTTGACGAGCGCCGCGCGCGCCTGGGCCTCGCGTGGCTCGCGGGCGCCGCGGGTGCGACGCGCGAGATCACCGGCGAGATGCTCGCGCAGCCGGGCGTGGGGCTCATCAGTCACCTGAACCTCATCCACCCGCTGATCGTGCAGGTGCTGGGCAAGAGCGAAGCGGCGTACCTCGAGGGCCTCGACCCGACGACGCGCGAGCAGACGGCCGCGCGCATCTGCGGCGGCGACACGGTGGTCGTCATCGCTTGCGACGGCATCGCCGTACCGATCGAGCTCGAGCAGGCCGCCTCGCGCACCGCCACGCCGCTCCTCGGTTCGGCCGAACCCAGCCAGCAGGTGATCAACGTCCTGCGCCCGTATCTCCAGCAAGAGCTCGGCGCCGTCACGCAGGTGCACGGCGTCTTCCTCGACGTGCTCGAGATCGGCGTGCTGATCACGGGCGAATCGTCGGTGGGAAAAAGCGAGCTCGCGCTCGAGCTCATCTCGCGCGGCCACGGCCTCGTGGCCGATGACGTCGTCGAGCTGCAGCAGATCGGCCCGGAGACGGTGCAGGGGCGCTGCCCCGCGATGCTGCGCGACTTCCTCGAGGTCCGCGGGCTAGGCGTGCTCAACATCCGTTCCATCTTCGGCGAGACCGCGGTTCGTCCGCGCAAGGCGCTGCGCCTCGTGGTGCACCTGGAGATGCCCGTGAACGGCTCCTCCGAACGCGAACGCCTCACCACGCGCTCGGGCACGCAATCGATCCTCGGCGTCGATGTGCCCACCGTGACGCTCGCGGTGGCACCGGGACGCAACCTCGCCGTGCTCGTGGAAGCCGCGGTGAGAAACCACATCCTGCTCACGCGGGGCATCGACTCGACGCGCGACTTCATCGCGCGCCAGGCGAGCACCATGCGCGACGAGGGCGCGCCGGGTCGCAAGGACGACGCCGACTGA
- the rapZ gene encoding RNase adapter RapZ: MHLVLLSGVSGSGKSVALKALEDAGFFCVDNLPAALIPQLVATRTEPRVAISADARSPETLAELPRVVAGVKDAGHQVQVIVLDATDESLVRRFSETRRPHPLAKDGRTLKEAIVKERLLLEGLTDIGNRIDTSALTPAQLRGWIQDLVVTDRTRLALAFVSFGFKGGVPLDADFVFDVRFLANPHYDPQLRLLTGADPDVIAFLERETEAGLLIEEIQRFLQRWIPKFVLDQRAALTVAIGCTGGRHRSVYVTNQLAERFAQDYDVIVRHRDISKA, translated from the coding sequence ATGCATCTCGTCCTGCTCTCCGGCGTATCGGGCTCCGGCAAGAGCGTGGCGCTCAAGGCCCTCGAGGACGCAGGCTTCTTCTGCGTGGACAACCTCCCCGCGGCGCTGATTCCGCAGCTCGTCGCCACGCGCACTGAACCGCGCGTAGCCATCAGCGCGGATGCGAGAAGCCCCGAGACGCTCGCGGAATTGCCGCGCGTGGTCGCCGGCGTGAAGGACGCGGGCCACCAGGTCCAGGTGATCGTGCTCGATGCAACCGATGAGAGCCTGGTGCGCCGCTTCTCCGAGACGCGCCGCCCGCATCCGCTGGCGAAGGACGGCCGCACGCTCAAGGAAGCGATCGTCAAGGAGCGGCTGCTGCTCGAAGGCCTCACCGACATCGGCAATCGCATCGACACGAGCGCGCTCACACCCGCGCAATTGCGCGGCTGGATCCAGGACCTCGTCGTCACCGACCGCACGCGGCTCGCCCTCGCGTTCGTCTCCTTCGGCTTCAAGGGCGGCGTGCCGCTCGACGCCGACTTCGTCTTCGACGTTCGCTTCCTCGCCAATCCGCACTATGACCCGCAGCTCAGGTTGCTCACCGGCGCCGATCCGGACGTGATCGCCTTCCTCGAGCGCGAGACCGAAGCGGGCCTGCTCATCGAGGAGATCCAGCGCTTCCTGCAGCGATGGATCCCGAAGTTCGTGCTCGACCAGCGCGCCGCGCTCACGGTTGCGATCGGCTGCACGGGCGGGCGTCACCGCTCGGTGTACGTCACCAACCAGCTCGCCGAGCGCTTCGCGCAGGACTACGACGTGATCGTGCGCCACCGCGACATCTCGAAGGCCTGA
- a CDS encoding LON peptidase substrate-binding domain-containing protein gives MLVLNLLSAGRRPEAVPIFPLSTILFPGAILPLRIFETRYMDMAKACLRDKSLFGVCLIREGSEVGAPAVPEPVGCLARIAEADMEELGILKVKAEGLERFRIVSSETTRSGLIVGAIEPIAADDVEATTPQLDECADFLRKVIAGIGEGRFAPPLKFDDPSWVSFRIAEILPLRNDVKQKLLELRDATVRVAFLHKFLRQQKLI, from the coding sequence GTGCTGGTGCTGAACCTCCTATCGGCAGGACGCCGCCCGGAGGCGGTGCCGATCTTCCCGCTCTCCACGATCCTCTTCCCGGGCGCGATCCTGCCGCTGCGCATTTTCGAGACGCGCTACATGGACATGGCCAAGGCGTGCCTGCGCGACAAATCGCTCTTCGGCGTGTGCCTCATCCGCGAGGGCTCCGAAGTCGGCGCGCCCGCCGTGCCCGAGCCCGTGGGCTGCCTCGCGAGGATCGCGGAGGCGGACATGGAAGAGCTGGGCATCCTCAAGGTGAAGGCCGAGGGGCTCGAGCGCTTTCGCATCGTGTCCTCCGAGACCACGAGGTCGGGCCTCATCGTGGGCGCGATCGAGCCGATCGCCGCCGATGACGTCGAGGCGACCACGCCGCAGCTCGACGAGTGCGCGGACTTCCTGCGCAAGGTGATCGCGGGCATCGGCGAGGGCCGCTTCGCCCCGCCGCTCAAGTTCGACGATCCGAGCTGGGTGAGCTTCCGCATCGCCGAGATCCTGCCGCTCAGGAACGACGTGAAGCAGAAGCTCCTCGAGTTGCGCGACGCGACCGTGCGCGTGGCGTTCCTGCACAAGTTCCTTCGCCAGCAGAAGCTGATCTGA
- the mutY gene encoding A/G-specific adenine glycosylase: MPSPESFSARVVRWQRRHGRHDLPWQGTRDAYRIWLSEVMLQQTQVTTVIPYYERFLARFPSVAALAAAPEDDVLALWSGLGYYARARNLHRAAKSVMTDHAGVFPTTFDALVALPGIGRSTAAAIAAFASGELRAILDGNVKRVIARHAGIGGDPASNAVVASLWEAAEARLPARAIESYTQGLMDLGATVCVVREPACATCPVALDCVARGEDRIAELPGRKRRRESPRRAIAMLVTLRAGEVLLEKRPAKGIWGGLWSLPEFPADQKPPAGARALAPFTHVFTHFTLDVTPWEIKGTVPFLEKGSVPFFWLPLSELEGAALPAPVKKLLREVRSASAGEGTCAGTPRARSRRATRGASASRRS; encoded by the coding sequence ATGCCCTCCCCCGAATCCTTTTCCGCGCGTGTCGTGCGCTGGCAGCGCCGCCATGGCCGCCACGACCTCCCCTGGCAGGGCACCCGCGACGCCTACCGGATCTGGCTCTCCGAGGTGATGCTGCAGCAGACGCAGGTCACGACGGTGATCCCGTACTACGAGCGCTTCCTCGCGCGGTTTCCCTCGGTGGCAGCGCTGGCCGCGGCCCCCGAGGATGACGTGCTGGCCCTGTGGAGCGGGCTGGGCTACTACGCGCGTGCCCGCAACCTGCATCGCGCCGCGAAATCGGTGATGACGGACCACGCGGGCGTCTTTCCGACCACGTTCGATGCGCTGGTGGCGCTCCCCGGCATCGGCCGGTCGACGGCGGCGGCGATCGCGGCGTTCGCCTCCGGCGAGCTTCGCGCGATCCTCGACGGCAACGTGAAGCGCGTGATCGCCCGCCACGCCGGCATCGGCGGAGATCCGGCGAGCAACGCGGTGGTCGCGTCGCTGTGGGAGGCGGCCGAAGCGCGCCTGCCCGCGCGCGCGATCGAATCCTACACGCAGGGACTCATGGACCTGGGTGCGACCGTTTGCGTCGTACGCGAGCCCGCGTGCGCGACCTGCCCGGTGGCCCTCGATTGCGTGGCCCGCGGCGAGGATCGCATCGCGGAGCTGCCCGGCCGCAAGCGCCGCCGCGAATCGCCGCGCCGCGCGATCGCGATGCTGGTGACGCTGCGCGCGGGAGAAGTGCTGCTCGAGAAGCGCCCCGCGAAGGGCATCTGGGGCGGGCTATGGTCGCTGCCGGAATTTCCCGCCGACCAGAAGCCGCCGGCCGGAGCGAGGGCACTCGCTCCCTTCACCCACGTGTTCACCCACTTCACGCTGGACGTCACGCCGTGGGAAATAAAGGGGACTGTCCCCTTTTTGGAAAAGGGGTCTGTCCCCTTTTTTTGGCTGCCGCTTTCGGAACTGGAAGGCGCGGCGCTGCCCGCGCCGGTGAAGAAGCTGCTGCGCGAAGTCAGATCAGCTTCTGCTGGCGAAGGAACTTGTGCAGGAACGCCACGCGCACGGTCGCGTCGCGCAACTCGAGGAGCTTCTGCTTCACGTCGTTCCTGA
- a CDS encoding sensor histidine kinase, with protein sequence MSRTALHLTSNLSAQELAALCKAVDFHPIVGIPGFQDAKRGPLRDLYLTLIWNTFLGIVFTGFAWLMNLRPPPMQTLWINIVVANFAGFSIHALFMLGSMTGMDVKLYLWNRTAFGIYTATIVSIGVATGFTLAGSVLELDFARFMRSERWLTIVTLSSVIISIIMLSIFFWRARTADAEAALERERQRNERAERETAIANLRTLQAQIEPHFLFNTLANVTSLIDPDPAKAKRMLETFIRFLRATLGASRSESTTLGAEKELIASFLDVLEVRMGPRLRYSIDVEPSLEMHVLPPMLLQPLVENAIRHGLEPKVEGGEVRFTARREGEDVVIEIADTGVGFAPATSGGFGLTNVRDRLRLLFGARGSLAIAENAPSGTLVTVRLPA encoded by the coding sequence ATGTCCCGAACCGCCCTCCACCTCACCTCCAACCTCAGTGCCCAGGAGCTCGCGGCCCTGTGCAAGGCCGTCGACTTCCACCCGATCGTGGGGATCCCCGGCTTCCAGGACGCCAAGCGCGGGCCGTTGCGCGACCTCTACCTCACGCTCATCTGGAACACGTTCCTGGGGATCGTCTTCACGGGATTCGCGTGGCTCATGAACCTGCGGCCGCCGCCCATGCAGACGCTGTGGATCAACATCGTCGTGGCCAACTTCGCGGGCTTCAGCATCCACGCGCTCTTCATGCTGGGCTCGATGACCGGGATGGACGTCAAGCTGTACCTCTGGAACCGCACCGCGTTCGGGATTTACACGGCGACCATCGTGAGCATCGGCGTGGCCACCGGGTTCACCCTCGCCGGTTCGGTGCTCGAGCTCGATTTCGCCCGCTTCATGCGCAGCGAGCGCTGGCTCACGATCGTGACGCTCTCGAGCGTGATCATCTCGATCATCATGCTGTCGATCTTCTTCTGGCGCGCGCGCACCGCGGACGCCGAAGCCGCGCTCGAGCGCGAGCGCCAGCGCAACGAACGCGCCGAGCGCGAAACCGCGATCGCGAACCTGCGCACGCTGCAGGCCCAGATCGAGCCGCACTTCCTTTTCAATACGCTCGCCAACGTGACGAGCCTGATCGATCCGGATCCGGCGAAGGCGAAGCGCATGCTCGAAACCTTCATCCGATTCCTGCGCGCGACGCTCGGCGCCTCGCGCAGCGAGTCCACGACGCTCGGCGCGGAAAAGGAACTGATCGCCTCCTTCCTCGACGTGCTCGAGGTGCGCATGGGCCCGCGGCTTCGCTATTCGATCGACGTCGAGCCTTCGCTGGAAATGCACGTGCTCCCGCCGATGCTCCTGCAGCCGCTCGTGGAAAACGCGATTCGCCACGGCCTCGAGCCCAAGGTCGAGGGCGGCGAGGTGCGCTTCACCGCGCGCCGCGAAGGCGAGGATGTCGTGATCGAGATCGCCGACACGGGCGTGGGATTCGCGCCCGCGACGAGCGGCGGCTTCGGGCTCACCAACGTGCGCGACCGGTTGCGCCTGCTCTTCGGCGCGCGCGGCTCGCTCGCCATCGCCGAGAATGCGCCCTCCGGCACGCTCGTCACCGTGAGGCTCCCCGCATGA
- a CDS encoding LytR/AlgR family response regulator transcription factor, with product MTRALIADDEPNLAEHLRGRLAQLWPELEILPLAANGLEALRALDEDEPEVAFLDIRMPGLSGLEVAGRSGHATHVVFVTAYDQYAVEAFDREAADYVLKPVTDERLEKCIERLKKKLAAAERPPALDDVLARIARAIPGAAGGKLRWIRASKGEVVRQIAVDDVLYFQASDKYTCVMTREGESLIRLPLAELADQLDPEAFAQIHRGTIVNLREVASTRRDLGGRTFVMLRDGKTELPVSRAYAPLFKQM from the coding sequence ATGACGCGCGCGCTGATCGCCGACGACGAGCCGAACCTCGCCGAACACCTGCGCGGCCGCCTCGCCCAGCTTTGGCCGGAGCTGGAAATCCTGCCGCTCGCCGCCAACGGGCTCGAGGCGCTGCGCGCGCTCGACGAGGACGAACCCGAGGTCGCCTTCCTCGACATCCGGATGCCCGGGCTTTCCGGGCTGGAAGTCGCCGGGCGAAGCGGGCACGCGACGCACGTGGTGTTCGTGACCGCCTACGACCAGTACGCGGTGGAAGCTTTCGATCGCGAGGCCGCCGATTACGTGCTCAAGCCCGTGACCGACGAGCGTCTCGAGAAATGCATCGAGCGGCTGAAGAAGAAACTCGCCGCCGCCGAGCGCCCGCCCGCACTCGACGACGTGCTCGCGCGCATCGCGCGCGCGATCCCCGGCGCGGCCGGCGGAAAGCTTCGCTGGATCCGGGCCTCGAAGGGCGAGGTCGTCCGGCAGATCGCCGTGGACGACGTGCTCTACTTCCAGGCCTCGGACAAGTACACGTGCGTGATGACGCGCGAGGGCGAATCGCTCATCCGCCTGCCGCTCGCCGAGCTCGCCGACCAGCTCGACCCCGAGGCCTTCGCCCAGATCCATCGCGGGACGATCGTGAACCTGCGCGAGGTCGCCTCGACGCGCCGCGATCTCGGAGGCCGCACGTTCGTGATGCTTCGCGACGGCAAGACCGAGCTCCCGGTCAGTCGCGCCTACGCCCCGCTCTTCAAGCAGATGTGA
- the thiS gene encoding sulfur carrier protein ThiS, whose product MTQAPIRVTVNGTAREFPTAPTFVEMLQALAIEGRRLAIERNGEIVPRSRLGEARLADGDRIEVVVAVGGG is encoded by the coding sequence ATGACCCAAGCCCCCATCCGCGTCACCGTCAACGGCACCGCGCGCGAATTCCCCACCGCTCCCACCTTCGTCGAGATGCTCCAGGCCCTCGCGATCGAGGGCCGGCGCCTGGCGATCGAACGCAACGGCGAGATCGTGCCCCGCAGCCGCTTGGGCGAAGCGCGGCTGGCCGACGGCGACCGCATCGAAGTCGTCGTCGCAGTCGGGGGCGGCTAG
- a CDS encoding thiazole synthase codes for MSNDKLIVAGKPYDSRLLVGTGKYQDFDETRRAIEASGAQIVTVAIRRTNIGQKAGEPNLLDVLPPSKFTILPNTAGCYSADDAVRTLRLARELLDGHSLVKLEVLSDPQTLFPNMPETLVAAKQLVSEGFQVMVYCSDDPVLAKQLEDLGCVAVMPLASLIGSGMGILNPWNLQIIIDRLQVPVLVDAGIGTASDAAIAMELGCDGVLMNTAIAQAKDPVRMARAMKLAVEAGREAYLAGRMAKKPYVASPSSPTEGLIQKSA; via the coding sequence ATGTCGAACGACAAACTCATCGTCGCCGGGAAGCCCTACGACTCGCGCCTGCTCGTGGGCACCGGCAAGTACCAGGACTTCGACGAGACGCGCCGCGCCATCGAGGCGAGCGGCGCGCAGATCGTGACCGTCGCGATCCGGCGGACCAACATCGGGCAGAAGGCGGGAGAGCCGAACCTGCTCGACGTCCTGCCGCCGTCGAAATTCACGATCCTGCCCAACACCGCGGGTTGCTACAGCGCTGATGACGCGGTGCGCACTCTCCGCCTCGCGCGTGAGCTCCTCGACGGCCATTCGCTCGTGAAGCTCGAGGTGCTGTCGGACCCGCAGACGTTGTTTCCGAACATGCCCGAGACGTTGGTGGCGGCGAAGCAGCTCGTCTCGGAAGGCTTCCAGGTGATGGTCTATTGCAGCGACGATCCGGTGCTCGCCAAGCAGCTCGAGGACCTCGGCTGTGTGGCGGTGATGCCGCTTGCTTCGCTCATCGGTTCGGGCATGGGCATCCTCAATCCCTGGAACCTGCAGATCATCATCGATCGCCTGCAGGTGCCCGTGCTGGTCGATGCGGGAATCGGCACCGCGTCGGACGCGGCGATCGCGATGGAGCTCGGCTGCGATGGCGTGCTGATGAACACCGCGATCGCGCAGGCGAAGGACCCGGTGCGCATGGCGCGTGCGATGAAGCTCGCGGTGGAGGCGGGGCGCGAAGCCTATCTCGCGGGCCGCATGGCGAAGAAGCCCTACGTGGCTTCGCCGAGCTCGCCTACCGAGGGACTCATCCAGAAATCGGCCTGA
- a CDS encoding porin family protein: MPLRRALFVVAIASASSAAWGDYYGHLRPPQSMLGPGNNFYAFTAPALLGLSPTLNADPGQRLKLGYRANKYFEISSEYVDFGRNSTNPFANPAVLSSNFRSTGFGVDAVATLPVWGRMSLYGRFGAYRGDAHSSFAPYSTTLLQTDATRGTRMRYGLGAQYEFNKAFGIRAELERYSLVGHTLAADADTDTFSVGVMWRF; the protein is encoded by the coding sequence ATGCCACTTCGCAGAGCCCTCTTCGTAGTCGCCATCGCGTCGGCATCGTCCGCTGCGTGGGGTGATTATTACGGGCATCTGCGTCCCCCGCAGTCGATGCTCGGGCCCGGCAACAATTTCTATGCCTTCACCGCGCCTGCGCTGCTGGGCCTGTCGCCCACGCTCAATGCGGATCCGGGCCAGCGCCTGAAGCTCGGATACAGGGCCAACAAGTATTTCGAGATCTCGAGCGAGTACGTGGACTTCGGCCGGAACAGCACCAACCCGTTCGCCAATCCCGCGGTGCTCTCCTCGAACTTCCGCAGCACGGGCTTTGGCGTCGATGCCGTCGCCACGCTGCCGGTGTGGGGACGCATGTCCCTGTACGGCCGCTTCGGCGCGTATCGCGGCGATGCGCACTCGTCGTTCGCCCCCTACTCCACGACCCTGCTGCAGACGGATGCGACGCGCGGCACGCGCATGCGCTACGGCCTGGGCGCGCAATACGAGTTCAACAAGGCATTCGGCATCCGTGCCGAATTGGAGCGCTATTCGCTCGTGGGCCACACGCTGGCTGCTGACGCCGATACGGATACCTTCTCCGTCGGCGTAATGTGGCGGTTCTGA
- the trmB gene encoding tRNA (guanosine(46)-N7)-methyltransferase TrmB, giving the protein MIASVTHPPIRSYVLRQGRFSPAQQRAYSELLPRYGVPYAAGPIDFKALFGRSAPVVAEIGFGMGETTARIAEERPEVDFLGIEVHSPGVGSLLRMVGERALTNVRIIQHDAMEVVRDMVPAASLSGLHIFFPDPWPKKRHHKRRLIRPESAALFASRLAPGGYLHFATDWEEYAEQALEVLSGTPGLSNTAKDYAPRPESRPETKFERRGIRLGHAVRDLYFHKD; this is encoded by the coding sequence ATGATCGCCTCCGTGACCCATCCTCCGATCCGCAGCTACGTTCTTCGCCAGGGGCGCTTCTCGCCGGCCCAGCAGCGCGCCTACAGCGAACTGCTGCCCCGCTACGGCGTCCCCTACGCCGCCGGGCCCATTGATTTCAAGGCTCTTTTTGGCAGGTCCGCACCGGTCGTGGCGGAAATCGGCTTCGGCATGGGCGAAACCACCGCCCGGATCGCCGAGGAGCGTCCCGAGGTCGATTTCCTGGGGATCGAGGTCCATTCGCCCGGCGTCGGCAGCCTGCTGCGGATGGTCGGTGAGCGGGCGCTTACCAATGTCCGCATCATCCAGCACGACGCCATGGAAGTAGTTCGGGATATGGTCCCCGCCGCGTCCCTGTCCGGGCTGCACATTTTCTTCCCCGACCCCTGGCCCAAGAAGCGCCACCACAAGCGCCGCCTCATCCGTCCGGAGTCCGCAGCGCTGTTCGCCTCACGGCTGGCACCGGGGGGCTACCTGCACTTCGCCACGGACTGGGAGGAGTACGCCGAGCAGGCGCTGGAGGTCCTTTCGGGCACTCCCGGCCTGAGCAACACCGCGAAGGATTACGCACCCCGGCCCGAGTCGCGGCCGGAAACCAAGTTCGAGCGCCGCGGGATCCGCCTGGGTCACGCCGTTCGCGACCTCTACTTCCACAAGGACTGA
- a CDS encoding FecR domain-containing protein: protein MDARRRNLSKVIAAAMLLPGGLSAWMSRALAAGTVGGMQGVARLEGTATVNGTAAQVGTPVKAGDKVVTGKGSQAVVVIGDDAFLMRSDTVIEFKGRGSVLSELAIASGKVLNVFSKKPMAIKAATASIGIRGTGAYIEVEPKKVYFCLCYGTADIDGPNMTTKTVVTTHHESPLYLLDDGRALSAEPGPFLNHKDDELILLESLCGREPPFVKSGQYPSKKY, encoded by the coding sequence ATGGACGCAAGGCGCAGGAATCTCTCGAAGGTGATTGCCGCGGCAATGCTGCTTCCCGGTGGACTGAGCGCGTGGATGTCGCGCGCGCTCGCCGCGGGCACCGTGGGCGGCATGCAGGGCGTGGCCCGCCTCGAAGGGACGGCGACCGTGAACGGCACGGCAGCGCAGGTGGGAACGCCCGTGAAGGCCGGCGACAAGGTGGTTACCGGGAAGGGCAGCCAGGCGGTGGTCGTGATCGGCGACGACGCGTTCCTGATGCGCTCGGACACCGTGATCGAGTTCAAGGGGCGCGGCAGCGTGCTCTCCGAGCTCGCGATCGCGAGCGGGAAGGTGCTCAACGTGTTCTCGAAGAAGCCCATGGCGATCAAGGCCGCGACGGCTTCGATCGGCATTCGCGGCACCGGCGCGTACATCGAGGTCGAGCCGAAGAAGGTGTACTTCTGCCTCTGCTACGGCACCGCCGACATCGACGGGCCGAACATGACGACGAAGACCGTGGTCACGACCCACCACGAAAGCCCGCTCTATCTGCTCGACGACGGACGCGCGCTCAGCGCGGAGCCGGGACCCTTCCTCAACCACAAGGACGACGAGCTGATCCTGCTCGAGTCGCTGTGCGGCCGCGAGCCGCCGTTCGTGAAGAGCGGCCAGTACCCCTCGAAGAAATACTAG